A genome region from Arachis duranensis cultivar V14167 chromosome 8, aradu.V14167.gnm2.J7QH, whole genome shotgun sequence includes the following:
- the LOC107462447 gene encoding organic cation/carnitine transporter 4, with protein sequence MSAEKNSEAVVEKLSIDEMLQKHCGEFGKWQLKHFVLTNLAWTFYAFHIMVMPFADRIPEWRCVGRDCEGGGSVCELSPGEWEWVGGRSGSTVSEWGLICGDKFKVGLVQSIFFAGCMIGAGIFGHLSDSFLGRKGSLTVACALNGIFGCITAFSPNYWIYTILRFLTGFSSGGVGLCAFVLATEPIGPTKRGSAGMSTFYFFSSGIALVSLVAYIFQMWRHLYIAASIPSLLYVFIVIPFLSESPRWYLVRGRITEATQIMALIASSNGRHLPSGVFLALEEESSTNDEEEEEEFLMEDKVAQIGSIVDVIRFPMTRTRLLVAIVLNFVGSLVYYGISLNVVNLKTNLYMNVALNAIAEMPAFGITAVLLERYGRKPLTIGTMWFSGFFCLLGSLTKNVGIWKIVRMVCGILGVFGMAGTYNLLFIYTAELFPTVVRNAALGCTNQAAEMGAILAPIVVVLGGWLPFAVFAVSGIVGGAFAFLLPETHNQPLYDTFAGLVAASV encoded by the exons ATGTCGGCGGAGAAGAATAGTGAGGCGGTGGTGGAAAAGCTGAGCATCGACGAGATGCTTCAGAAGCACTGTGGCGAGTTCGGGAAGTGGCAGCTGAAGCACTTCGTTCTCACAAACCTTGCTTGGACCTTCTACGCCTTCCACATAATGGTGATGCCGTTCGCCGACCGCATTCCGGAGTGGCGGTGTGTTGGCAGAGATTGCGAGGGCGGTGGAAGTGTGTGCGAACTGAGTCCGGGGGAGTGGGAATGGGTTGGAGGACGCAGCGGCTCCACCGTGTCGGAGTGGGGACTGATTTGCGGCGATAAGTTCAAGGTTGGTCTTGTCCAGTCCATTTTCTTTGCTGGCTGCATGATAG GAGCTGGAATATTTGGTCACCTTTCGGATTCATTTCTAGGAAGAAAAGGTTCACTCACAGTGGCATGTGCTCTAAACGGCATCTTTGGTTGCATAACAGCATTTTCTCCTAACTATTGGATCTACACCATCCTTCGCTTCCTCACCGGTTTCAGCTCCGGTGGCGTGGGTCTCTGCGCCTTCGTTCTTGCCACCGAGCCAATCGGTCCCACCAAGCGTGGCTCTGCCGGCATGTCAACCTTCTACTTCTTCTCATCTGGAATCGCACTCGTCTCACTTGTTGCCTACATTTTCCAGATGTGGCGCCACCTCTACATCGCCGCCTCCATCCCCTCTCTCTTGTATGTCTTCATTGTCATTCCTTTCCTGTCCGAGTCCCCGAGATGGTACCTCGTTCGAGGAAGAATAACCGAGGCCACACAGATAATGGCATTGATTGCTTCCTCGAATGGGAGGCATCTCCCCAGTGGGGTTTTCCTCGCACTTGAGGAAGAATCATCAActaatgatgaagaagaagaagaagaatttctgatggaggacaaAGTTGCACAAATTGGATCCATCGTGGACGTGATTCGATTCCCAATGACAAGAACAAGGTTACTCGTTGCAATAGTTCTCAACTTTGTAGGGTCTTTGGTTTACTATGGTATAAGCTTAAATGTGGTTAATTTGAAAACCAACCTTTACATGAACGTAGCGTTGAATGCGATCGCCGAGATGCCGGCGTTTGGAATAACGGCGGTGTTATTAGAAAGGTACGGAAGGAAGCCGTTAACGATAGGAACAATGTGGTTTAGTGGATTCTTTTGCTTGTTGGGTAGTTTGACGAAGAATGTTGGGATTTGGAAGATTGTGAGAATGGTGTGTggtattttgggtgtatttggaATGGCTGGGACTTATAATTTGTTGTTTATATACACGGCAGAGTTGTTTCCGACGGTAGTGAGAAACGCGGCGCTAGGGTGTACTAATCAAGCGGCGGAAATGGGGGCGATATTGGCGCCGATTGTGGTGGTTTTGGGAGGGTGGTTGCCGTTTGCAGTGTTTGCGGTAAGCGGGATAGTGGGTGGAGCATTTGCATTTCTTTTGCCGGAGACTCATAACCAGCCATTATATGATACATTTGCTGGATTGGTGGCAGCAAGTGTGTGA